CTCTCATCGGCCATCCGGAACACGTCGTCGGCGGAGACATTGCGTTTAAGACGCTCTGTTCCTATGAGCGCGATGTCCGTGCCCGAGACGTACGTCTTGAGGCAGCCCTGCCCGCCGCAGATGCAGGCGCGTCCGTCGAAGTTGATCGGCACGTGACCGAGCTCGCCGCCGAAGCCGCCCTGCCCGCGCACGAGCCGCCCGTCCTGGATGATGCCGCCGCCCACGCCGGTGCCGATGGCGAGCACCACGAGAAAGCGGGCGCCCCGTCCCGCGCCGAACATCAACTCTCCGAGCGCCAGCACGTTGACGTCATTGTCCACGTAGACGGGGATCCCGGTCTCGGCCGCGACCGTCGCCGCGAGCGGCGCGCCCGCCAGCTCCGGCACGTAGTGGATGTCCTGGCCGATGACGCCGCGCTCGGTGTCCACGGTGCCCGGCACGCCGATGCCGATACCCTCGACGATCACGCCGAAGGCGCGCGCCGTCTGGTGCATTCGCTGGATCACGTCGAGGACGGTCGCGACCGCGGTGCCGGGGCCGCGCTTGTGGGTCGGGTCCTGCGCCTGGGCCAGCACCTCGCCGTCGGGGGTGACGAGCCCGGCCGCAACCACCGAGCCGCCGAGGTCCACACCGATGAGACCCCGCTTCGACATCAGCAGTTCCCGAAGTGGACGAGGCGGATGCCGTAGCTTTGAGCGGCCTGCCTGACGCCCGGATCCGTCAGGCCCGCGAGCTCGGTCTCGCGCTGGCGTCCGTAGCGGCTGTAGGCAAGCTCATCGTCGAAGTAGCCCGGGTGGGTCATGAACTCCGAGAGGCCCGCGGGGAGCGCGGCCAGGTGCTCGAGGACCCGCTCGCGCGACCAGTAGGCCTCGGGGCCGGACTCGCCCATGAAGTGGTCCGGCGTCCGCAGGCCGAGAGACCTCGCGGCGGCCCGCACCTCAGCGTCCTGGCTTCTCACGGGCACGCGGAGCGCCCGGGCGAAGTCGAGCACCACCTCCAGGACGGGCTCGAGGCGTCCGACGTGGTGGTGGGTGTCGAGGTGAGTCGGGAAGCGTCCCATGATCCCCCTGAAGACATCGATCTGGGTGCCGAGCTCGATGCGCGCCTCGTCGAGCTTGGCCCGCGCCGCGGCCTCGCGCGCGTCGCGGACGAACCGGCCCTCGGCGTCCACGAGCGAGGGCACGCGCTTGGGATCGGCGACGGGCGTCCCGAGCGTCAGGTTGAGGTGCACGCCGACGCCGAGGCCCGAGGCCTTGAGCTCCTCCACCTGTGCAGGCGGGATGTCGCGGTTCACGAGGAGGGTGGTGCTCGTGACGATGCCGTTCCGGTGGGCCTCGAGGATGCCGCGGCTCACACCCCCCGTGAGACCGAAGTCGTCGGCGTTGACGATCAGGACCTTTGGTTCCGCGGCTGGGGCGCCTGCGGCTGGCGTGGCCATCATCGGGGCCTCGTTCCCTGGACCACGAGTCGCTCCACCGTGGCGGGCATGCCGGCCGCCGGCAGGGCGCCTTCGGTGTCGAGACCGCGGATGTGCTCGAGCCGCTCGTACCCAATCCGGGGAAAGCCGTGCGTCTCGCGGGCGAGGATGGACGGCTCGAGTCCCGCCGCCTCGAGCCGCGCACAGGCGCCCTTGGGACCGAGGAAGCCGAACAGGGTGAAGACGAGCCGGCCGCTGGGCTTTAGGTGCGCGGGCGCGCCGGCGATCACCCGGTCGAGCAGCTCCCAGCCGTCCACGCCGCCATTGTCGGCGGCCGCGCTCGGGTCGCCGCGCTCGCGCCCCGGCGGCGTCGGCATCTGGGGCGGGCTCGTGCAGATGAGGTCGAAAACCTGCCCACGCGCGGGCTCGAAGCAGTCGCCGAGGCGCACCTCCAGCCGGTCGGCGACGCCGTTCAGGAGCGCGTTGGCCCTGGCGCACTCGACCGCCGCCGGCACCACGTCGGTGGCGAGGACGCGGCAGCCCTCGCGCGCGGCCAGCACCGCGGCGAGCCCGACACCGGTGCCGATCTCGAGCACGGTCTCGCCGGAGCGGAACTCGAGGTGGCGGCAGAAGAGGAGCGAACCGGCCTTGGGCGGCTGGACGCCGTCGGCGACGCGGAACGCGCAGCCGCGGTAGAGGAAGAGGAGCAGGCCCGCGTCGGCCGTCACGGCTTCCCCATCACCCTCCGGAAGTAGAGGCGGAGGGCTTCCTTGAGCTGGGCGCGGGCGCCGGGCTGCGTCTGGGCGTCCTCGAGCTGCTCGAGATTGATCTGGAGCGGCACGCCTTCCTTCTTGACGCCGTCGAGCTCGGCCGTCAGCCCGCAGCGCTCGTCGGACTCGGTGAACACG
The sequence above is a segment of the Candidatus Rokuibacteriota bacterium genome. Coding sequences within it:
- a CDS encoding ROK family protein → MSKRGLIGVDLGGSVVAAGLVTPDGEVLAQAQDPTHKRGPGTAVATVLDVIQRMHQTARAFGVIVEGIGIGVPGTVDTERGVIGQDIHYVPELAGAPLAATVAAETGIPVYVDNDVNVLALGELMFGAGRGARFLVVLAIGTGVGGGIIQDGRLVRGQGGFGGELGHVPINFDGRACICGGQGCLKTYVSGTDIALIGTERLKRNVSADDVFRMADESNPTCQELVTEVCRALGAGLAVIVNGLNPERLIVTGGVAESLKPLELRILTQLQRYAFARALESTRVEIVPQSKQSTVRGGAALVQYETERRRAPIR
- a CDS encoding ChbG/HpnK family deacetylase, whose product is MMATPAAGAPAAEPKVLIVNADDFGLTGGVSRGILEAHRNGIVTSTTLLVNRDIPPAQVEELKASGLGVGVHLNLTLGTPVADPKRVPSLVDAEGRFVRDAREAAARAKLDEARIELGTQIDVFRGIMGRFPTHLDTHHHVGRLEPVLEVVLDFARALRVPVRSQDAEVRAAARSLGLRTPDHFMGESGPEAYWSRERVLEHLAALPAGLSEFMTHPGYFDDELAYSRYGRQRETELAGLTDPGVRQAAQSYGIRLVHFGNC
- a CDS encoding methyltransferase → MTADAGLLLFLYRGCAFRVADGVQPPKAGSLLFCRHLEFRSGETVLEIGTGVGLAAVLAAREGCRVLATDVVPAAVECARANALLNGVADRLEVRLGDCFEPARGQVFDLICTSPPQMPTPPGRERGDPSAAADNGGVDGWELLDRVIAGAPAHLKPSGRLVFTLFGFLGPKGACARLEAAGLEPSILARETHGFPRIGYERLEHIRGLDTEGALPAAGMPATVERLVVQGTRPR